Proteins from one Ketobacter alkanivorans genomic window:
- a CDS encoding quinone-dependent dihydroorotate dehydrogenase: MYKVARQFLFSLPTETSHELALKAIDVAYSLRLTRCLLPELAAPVELMGLKFRNPVGLAAGLDKNGDHIDALGSLGFGFIEIGTVTPRPQPGNLKPRLFRLPQKQAIINRMGFNNKGVDHLVEQVKRSRYDGVLGINIGKNFDTPVEHALSDYLICLEKVYQHADYVVINISSPNTQGLRSLQYGESLDELLNGLKTAQKRLSDQHSKYVPLLVKIAPDLTTEEVAQIAGQFKKHEVDGVIATNTTLAREGVEHLPHGDEQGGLSGAPVFEKSTAVLKQLCDELAGAMPVIGVGGIVKGEQARAKQEAGAVLVQIYSGFIYQGPRLIATCVKAWGR, from the coding sequence ATCTATAAAGTAGCCAGACAATTTCTGTTTTCCTTACCCACTGAGACCTCCCATGAGCTTGCTCTCAAAGCCATTGATGTGGCGTACTCGTTGAGGTTGACCAGGTGTTTATTACCTGAGCTGGCTGCCCCGGTGGAGCTGATGGGGTTAAAGTTCAGAAACCCGGTAGGATTGGCCGCAGGACTGGATAAGAACGGAGATCACATTGATGCTCTCGGGTCGCTGGGGTTCGGCTTTATTGAAATCGGTACGGTTACTCCGCGCCCTCAGCCGGGCAACCTCAAGCCGCGCTTATTTCGATTGCCGCAGAAGCAAGCCATCATTAATCGGATGGGTTTCAATAATAAGGGGGTTGATCATCTGGTGGAGCAGGTGAAGCGCTCTCGATATGACGGTGTGTTAGGCATCAATATAGGCAAAAATTTTGATACCCCAGTGGAACATGCGCTGAGTGATTATCTGATCTGCCTGGAAAAGGTGTATCAGCATGCGGACTACGTGGTAATTAATATTTCGTCTCCCAATACGCAGGGCTTGAGATCCTTGCAATACGGAGAGAGCCTTGATGAGTTGCTGAATGGACTGAAGACTGCTCAGAAACGTTTGTCTGATCAGCACAGCAAGTATGTCCCGTTACTGGTGAAGATTGCACCCGATCTTACAACAGAAGAAGTTGCTCAAATTGCGGGGCAGTTTAAAAAACATGAAGTTGATGGCGTTATTGCCACTAATACTACGCTTGCCCGTGAAGGGGTAGAGCACCTGCCTCATGGTGATGAGCAGGGTGGCCTCAGTGGTGCCCCGGTATTTGAAAAATCCACGGCTGTGTTAAAGCAGTTGTGTGATGAGTTGGCGGGAGCGATGCCGGTAATTGGTGTTGGCGGTATTGTGAAAGGTGAGCAGGCGCGCGCCAAGCAAGAGGCGGGAGCAGTGTTGGTGCAGATTTACAGCGGTTTTATTTATCAGGGCCCCAGATTGATCGCTACCTGTGTGAAAGCCTGGGGCCGCTAG
- a CDS encoding DUF5610 domain-containing protein, protein MFSFNPLFKNDFFGADKGHHGGRHHAMGHHSAPGHLKQGAPIQPTVSTSTIEQTLAVAYEKLQVTVTSKIPGADSSTVPGTQSETDFSPQAVSDRILGFVTDRLAAEKANGASDEKLQDLYQQALSGIKKGLREAKDIIQTNGLFQGEVRDNFYSTVTKLADGLEALGEELFGQEIDPQPVAATSYKNSEVAFQRDRSFEMEVVTQDGDTIKLLVNSGQSGYASQYNLQAEDVQVDGFSVGFSSYDNLSFSVEGELDEGEISALKDLFQQVNGVAETFFGGNVEQAFDQAMSVGMDTSELAAFAVDIKQSQVVAVRDTYVAIDNMAGREGSGFSDAMPRLGAFANQTREAGEAVKSIDGGRINTQDLLRELISRFHSDAETNQGTGAAFREFVEALA, encoded by the coding sequence ATGTTTTCCTTTAACCCACTGTTTAAAAACGATTTCTTTGGTGCTGACAAAGGCCATCATGGAGGTCGGCATCACGCCATGGGGCACCATTCTGCGCCTGGACACCTTAAACAGGGCGCACCTATCCAGCCTACAGTCAGTACTTCCACAATCGAGCAGACCCTGGCGGTGGCGTACGAAAAGTTACAGGTCACGGTCACCAGCAAAATTCCAGGAGCAGACTCGTCTACTGTACCCGGGACTCAGTCAGAGACCGATTTTTCCCCGCAGGCCGTGTCTGATCGAATACTCGGTTTCGTGACGGATCGCCTGGCTGCTGAAAAGGCCAATGGAGCATCGGATGAAAAGCTTCAGGATCTGTATCAGCAGGCATTAAGCGGTATCAAAAAGGGGCTGCGGGAAGCAAAAGACATTATTCAAACGAATGGCCTGTTTCAGGGTGAGGTGCGAGATAATTTTTATTCTACTGTGACAAAACTGGCTGATGGGCTGGAGGCATTGGGTGAGGAGTTGTTCGGTCAGGAGATTGACCCTCAGCCGGTAGCAGCGACATCTTACAAGAACAGTGAGGTTGCGTTTCAGCGTGACCGTAGCTTTGAGATGGAGGTTGTTACCCAGGATGGCGACACCATTAAACTGTTGGTGAACTCAGGGCAAAGTGGCTATGCCAGTCAATATAACCTGCAAGCAGAAGATGTGCAGGTGGATGGTTTTAGCGTTGGTTTTTCGAGTTACGACAATTTGTCTTTTTCAGTGGAAGGTGAACTGGATGAGGGTGAGATTTCCGCTCTGAAAGATCTGTTTCAACAGGTGAATGGGGTGGCGGAGACCTTCTTTGGAGGCAATGTTGAGCAGGCCTTCGATCAGGCCATGAGTGTCGGCATGGATACCAGCGAATTGGCAGCTTTTGCGGTGGATATTAAACAATCTCAAGTGGTGGCAGTCAGGGACACCTATGTGGCCATTGACAATATGGCTGGCCGCGAGGGTAGCGGTTTTAGTGATGCGATGCCCAGACTGGGGGCGTTTGCCAACCAGACTCGAGAGGCTGGCGAGGCCGTGAAGTCCATCGACGGTGGTCGTATCAATACCCAGGATCTATTGCGTGAGTTAATCAGCCGCTTTCACTCTGATGCTGAAACCAACCAGGGTACCGGGGCAGCGTTCAGGGAGTTTGTAGAAGCCCTGGCCTGA
- a CDS encoding DUF2835 domain-containing protein, producing the protein MREIVHLIVDLVITPDEYLRWYQGSAKSVLAKTRDGRKVSFPAQSLQPYVTHGGINGTFAIHFDDNHKLVRVEKLQ; encoded by the coding sequence GTGAGGGAGATCGTGCATCTGATAGTTGACCTGGTGATAACTCCTGATGAATATCTGCGTTGGTATCAGGGATCAGCAAAATCGGTGTTGGCTAAAACCAGGGATGGGCGGAAAGTTAGTTTTCCTGCCCAATCTCTGCAGCCCTATGTTACCCACGGGGGTATAAATGGCACCTTTGCTATCCATTTTGATGATAACCATAAGTTGGTAAGGGTGGAAAAACTGCAGTAA
- the rlmKL gene encoding bifunctional 23S rRNA (guanine(2069)-N(7))-methyltransferase RlmK/23S rRNA (guanine(2445)-N(2))-methyltransferase RlmL, with amino-acid sequence MNINDWKSSRLVITCAGGLENFLLQEIQSIAGDSYQLVRGAVEGPVELKSLYDFCLWSRVASRILLPIAEFTYKNEDDFYHNLRQVHWQSHFSLNESVAISTSKDASVKVNTQYLTYRTKDAVMDYFRHFQGDRPNVDTRNPDIRIHVHFDRETVQVSLDLAGDPLHKRGYRVAQNDAPLKETLAAALLMSAGWPDADYPQLVDPMCGSGTLLIEAAMMQAGMAPGLIRKRFGFEAWAYHDESIWQDAVSRAAAKDISENFSFQIKGYDSDNASIQAAMKNIEAAGLQGNIHVERRELAQFALRTGDAVRGMVVSNPPYGERLDKDADLIFLYRAIARRLQENCEHWRAAIITNDVEYADALQLDDPQTHRVFNGPIRCVIRSGTVVKRSSHQCVPVTPALQHDCIENAPAKDLLNRIKKNLKTLQKWADKEHVTAYRVYDADIPEYNLAIDWYNGHLHVQEYAPPKTVNLEKAQQRLQDALESLKRFFDIPFSYIHVKSRQRQKGATQYQKLSETRRMLPIDEAGALLLVNLDDYLDSGLFLDHRPTRVRMQSLSKGLRFLNLYCYTGAATVHAAIGGAKKTTSVDMSATYLQWARNNLYLNGCAESNHQLIRSDCMEWLKKTNDQFDLIFVDPPTFSNSKRMQGFFDVQQSQVELLDLAMKRLEPGGLLVFSNNFNRFQLEPELMERYDVKDITKDSLPPDFSRGKPIHHCWEFRHK; translated from the coding sequence ATGAATATAAATGACTGGAAATCGTCACGCCTGGTAATTACCTGTGCTGGTGGCCTGGAAAATTTTTTATTGCAAGAAATTCAATCAATTGCAGGTGATTCATACCAGCTGGTACGTGGTGCAGTTGAAGGGCCCGTGGAGCTGAAAAGTCTGTATGATTTTTGTTTATGGTCGAGGGTTGCCTCAAGAATTCTGCTGCCAATCGCTGAATTTACCTATAAAAACGAAGACGACTTCTACCATAACTTGCGCCAGGTTCATTGGCAGTCCCATTTTTCGTTGAATGAAAGTGTTGCCATATCCACTTCAAAAGATGCCAGCGTAAAGGTTAACACTCAGTATCTTACTTATCGTACCAAAGATGCTGTCATGGATTACTTTCGACATTTCCAGGGCGATCGGCCCAACGTTGATACCCGTAATCCAGATATTCGTATCCACGTTCACTTTGATCGTGAGACTGTACAGGTTTCATTGGATCTTGCCGGAGATCCTCTGCACAAGCGTGGTTACCGGGTGGCTCAAAATGACGCCCCCTTAAAAGAAACACTGGCTGCAGCATTGTTGATGAGTGCGGGTTGGCCTGATGCGGATTATCCGCAGTTAGTAGATCCCATGTGCGGCTCTGGCACCTTGTTGATAGAAGCGGCCATGATGCAGGCTGGTATGGCACCGGGACTGATTCGTAAGCGGTTTGGCTTCGAGGCTTGGGCCTATCATGATGAAAGCATCTGGCAGGATGCGGTGAGTCGAGCTGCTGCGAAAGATATTTCAGAGAATTTCTCATTTCAAATCAAGGGCTACGATTCTGATAATGCATCTATACAGGCGGCAATGAAGAACATCGAGGCCGCTGGGTTGCAGGGCAACATTCATGTTGAACGACGTGAACTGGCACAGTTTGCCTTAAGGACAGGGGACGCTGTGCGGGGCATGGTTGTATCCAATCCGCCCTATGGCGAACGCCTGGATAAGGATGCAGATTTAATCTTTCTATATCGAGCAATCGCTCGCCGCTTGCAGGAAAACTGCGAACATTGGCGTGCTGCCATTATTACTAACGATGTTGAATATGCCGATGCGCTGCAATTGGATGATCCCCAAACGCACCGAGTATTTAATGGTCCGATTCGTTGCGTGATTCGCAGTGGTACCGTGGTTAAACGTTCGTCCCATCAATGCGTACCTGTTACACCTGCGCTGCAACACGACTGTATTGAAAATGCTCCTGCTAAAGATTTACTGAATCGAATAAAGAAGAACCTGAAAACCCTGCAAAAATGGGCGGATAAAGAGCATGTAACCGCTTATCGGGTTTATGATGCGGATATCCCTGAATACAACCTGGCGATTGACTGGTATAACGGTCATCTGCATGTGCAGGAGTATGCTCCTCCAAAAACCGTTAACCTTGAAAAAGCCCAACAACGGTTACAGGATGCGCTTGAAAGTCTTAAACGCTTTTTTGATATTCCTTTCTCATACATCCATGTGAAAAGTCGCCAACGGCAGAAGGGTGCTACTCAATATCAAAAGTTAAGCGAAACCCGTCGTATGCTGCCTATTGATGAGGCTGGCGCTTTGCTTCTGGTTAATTTAGATGATTATCTGGATTCGGGTTTGTTTCTGGATCACCGGCCTACCCGGGTTCGGATGCAGTCCTTGTCCAAAGGCCTTCGCTTCCTTAATTTGTATTGTTACACCGGAGCGGCCACTGTGCATGCGGCCATTGGTGGTGCCAAAAAGACAACCTCAGTGGATATGTCTGCCACGTACCTGCAATGGGCGCGCAATAACCTGTATCTGAATGGTTGTGCGGAAAGCAACCACCAGCTGATACGCAGTGATTGTATGGAGTGGTTGAAGAAGACAAATGATCAGTTTGATCTCATTTTTGTGGATCCACCTACTTTTTCGAACTCTAAACGTATGCAGGGGTTTTTTGATGTCCAGCAATCTCAAGTTGAATTGCTGGATTTGGCCATGAAGCGCCTTGAGCCCGGTGGTTTGCTGGTTTTTTCTAATAATTTCAATCGCTTCCAGCTTGAGCCCGAGTTGATGGAGCGTTATGACGTTAAGGATATTACCAAGGACAGCCTGCCGCCTGATTTCTCCCGTGGAAAGCCCATACACCATTGCTGGGAATTCAGGCACAAATAA
- a CDS encoding TatD family hydrolase, whose protein sequence is MKLVDIGVNLTDHAFSADRDNVIAQAFEAGVTSLIVTGTNLNESHQAVKLCQQYNPGLWCTAGIHPHHAKEWNEHHLAELKNLTHEQCVVAIGETGLDFNRNFSPPEQQLFAFEQQLKLAAEVALPVFLHERDAHTEQLKLLKQYRPHIQGGVIHCFTGNREELENYLELDLYVGITGWICDERRGLHLQELVKLIPENRLVLETDSPYLLPRTLRPKPKSRRNEPRHLTHINQQIAQMLELSESELAKRTTDNANRLFKLN, encoded by the coding sequence ATTAAATTGGTTGATATTGGCGTCAACCTCACTGATCACGCCTTTTCCGCCGACCGCGACAACGTCATTGCCCAAGCCTTCGAGGCTGGCGTGACCTCTTTGATCGTAACCGGTACAAACCTAAATGAATCACACCAAGCGGTGAAGCTGTGTCAGCAGTACAACCCTGGATTATGGTGTACGGCAGGCATTCATCCACACCACGCCAAGGAGTGGAACGAGCATCACCTTGCCGAATTAAAGAATCTGACCCATGAACAATGTGTAGTTGCCATAGGTGAAACCGGGCTGGACTTTAATCGCAATTTCTCACCACCTGAGCAGCAGCTTTTTGCATTCGAACAACAACTGAAGCTCGCCGCTGAGGTGGCTTTGCCGGTGTTTCTTCACGAAAGAGACGCCCATACAGAACAATTAAAGCTGCTTAAGCAGTATCGCCCCCATATTCAAGGTGGTGTCATACATTGTTTTACCGGCAATCGCGAAGAACTGGAAAATTACCTTGAGCTGGATCTGTACGTTGGCATTACGGGTTGGATATGTGATGAACGACGTGGGCTACACCTCCAGGAACTGGTGAAATTGATCCCGGAAAACCGCCTGGTACTGGAAACGGATTCACCCTACCTATTACCTCGAACATTGCGACCAAAGCCGAAATCAAGGCGCAATGAACCTCGCCATCTGACTCACATCAATCAACAAATCGCACAAATGCTTGAGTTGAGCGAATCCGAACTGGCAAAGCGCACAACGGACAATGCCAATAGACTGTTTAAACTGAATTGA
- the rmf gene encoding ribosome modulation factor, giving the protein MKRQKRDKTSRAFVKGYQAGVSGRSKDSCPFAEIVSRHTWLSGWREGRTDQWEGYTGVSGIHKIANL; this is encoded by the coding sequence ATGAAGAGACAAAAACGCGATAAAACCAGCAGAGCCTTCGTTAAGGGTTACCAAGCAGGTGTTAGCGGACGATCAAAAGATTCCTGCCCCTTTGCGGAAATTGTATCACGACATACGTGGCTCAGTGGTTGGCGCGAAGGACGTACAGACCAATGGGAAGGCTACACCGGCGTATCCGGCATTCACAAGATCGCGAATCTCTGA
- a CDS encoding glutaredoxin family protein produces MKESLIFYTTAGCHLCDVARQVYQSTLSPDYFLVEEVDIADHDELIDRYGTCIPLIKRVKDDSELAWPFDQQALMEFLPE; encoded by the coding sequence ATGAAAGAATCTTTGATCTTCTATACAACGGCGGGTTGTCATTTGTGTGATGTCGCCCGCCAGGTATATCAATCTACTCTGAGCCCTGATTACTTTCTGGTGGAGGAGGTCGATATCGCTGATCATGACGAATTGATTGATCGCTATGGAACCTGTATCCCGCTGATCAAACGGGTTAAAGATGATTCTGAGTTGGCTTGGCCATTCGATCAGCAGGCTTTGATGGAGTTTCTTCCCGAATAG
- a CDS encoding EAL and HDOD domain-containing protein: MDSTNILLARQPIYDRDLNLHAYELLFRPPHPSDWIWDGDIATSQLVINAFTEIGIDKVCDNKTAFINFTRKWLISPPPFDAQHVTVEILEDVEPDEEVIAGVTAMAKAGFTIALDDFEFDEKWHPLLKMADIVKVDVLAQKGESLEQLVAKLAPYNIRLLAEKVEDYDMLERCKALGFELFQGFFLARPQNVHGDSMPTNKIVVMRLLAELQNPDASVAKLEDIISNDIALSTKILRICNTAQYATQSKIDSIRRAVVLLGMNTLRQWSSLIALSRMSDKPSELICLTLSRAKMMELLAKAVGKDNPDAYFTVGMFSFIDAFFDQPIETLLQSLPFENAINDALLHYEGDTGKLLRYVIAHERGQWEEINWTYLEGNGINEALFEQAYMEALVWSTDVMKSLLE; encoded by the coding sequence ATGGACTCCACTAACATTCTGCTAGCCAGACAGCCAATTTATGATCGCGATCTAAACCTCCATGCCTATGAACTCCTGTTTCGACCACCACACCCGTCGGACTGGATATGGGATGGCGACATCGCCACCTCGCAGTTGGTTATTAATGCCTTTACAGAAATAGGCATCGATAAGGTCTGCGACAACAAAACCGCCTTCATTAACTTCACCCGTAAGTGGCTTATTTCACCACCGCCATTTGATGCGCAACACGTTACCGTTGAAATTCTTGAAGACGTAGAACCGGATGAAGAAGTGATTGCCGGTGTAACCGCCATGGCCAAGGCTGGATTCACCATCGCGCTGGATGATTTCGAGTTTGATGAAAAGTGGCATCCACTCTTAAAAATGGCAGACATCGTAAAAGTAGATGTACTGGCGCAGAAGGGTGAATCACTGGAACAGCTGGTCGCCAAACTCGCACCCTACAACATAAGGTTGCTGGCAGAAAAAGTAGAAGACTACGATATGCTGGAACGCTGCAAGGCATTAGGATTTGAACTTTTTCAGGGCTTCTTTCTGGCACGGCCACAGAATGTGCATGGCGATAGCATGCCCACCAACAAAATAGTGGTTATGCGGCTATTAGCAGAACTGCAAAACCCGGATGCATCCGTAGCTAAACTCGAAGACATTATCTCCAATGATATTGCCCTCAGCACCAAGATCCTGCGCATCTGCAATACTGCCCAGTATGCAACTCAAAGCAAGATCGATAGCATCCGCCGAGCAGTCGTATTACTAGGCATGAATACCCTACGCCAGTGGTCCAGCCTGATTGCACTGTCGCGTATGTCCGATAAACCCAGCGAACTGATATGCCTCACGCTCAGCCGCGCCAAAATGATGGAACTGCTGGCCAAAGCAGTGGGCAAAGATAACCCGGACGCTTATTTTACCGTAGGTATGTTCTCATTTATTGACGCTTTCTTTGATCAGCCCATAGAAACTTTGCTGCAATCCCTGCCTTTTGAGAACGCCATTAATGATGCATTGTTACATTATGAAGGGGATACGGGTAAACTACTGCGCTATGTCATTGCCCACGAACGGGGCCAATGGGAAGAAATCAATTGGACTTATCTCGAAGGCAACGGTATAAACGAAGCACTGTTCGAGCAAGCCTATATGGAAGCCCTGGTCTGGTCCACTGACGTCATGAAATCCCTGCTGGAATAA
- a CDS encoding coiled-coil domain-containing protein has protein sequence MHVRNSWAILNVEEIHIGKKHNMSTEFLIAIQAFLAIITAMVILLLIIRRQKKTINQLKDILTTIKEDISGENLTGYFQTEIDNTTAHCAQETIALRPDLPPDDMAISIRYLVLQAELSLIQDHVGATNTPWREQIKNYIHLAEKITDLIKARVDNATKTLNESHNEEISTKDEVIAKLESEKQDSLEQLNNLKPLVSCLESAAQSDMQRNDLELQLHKALLSICENFSNSENLRELVYLLHEAYHESSGTTDGQASPATNGQTGGFAQEQNINMLNNIIDQQNATIKSLRELIASMEEGADRESLTHSVNDLESAIQQGGECLDSIMNEMQYEPSEVIHDEKVNEVIETFIEESAVMVEKIHMLSNQNKQLMLENDEMRAALEASTESDDPLVVGLKMKLETQKEEMISLQQNFTELEERYLALYEEQGGNQAPPLL, from the coding sequence GTGCACGTCCGTAATTCATGGGCCATACTCAATGTTGAGGAAATCCATATAGGCAAAAAGCACAACATGTCCACCGAGTTTTTGATCGCAATTCAGGCCTTTTTAGCAATAATCACCGCCATGGTGATCCTGCTGCTGATCATTCGCCGACAGAAGAAAACCATCAATCAACTGAAAGACATCCTGACCACGATTAAGGAAGACATCAGCGGCGAAAACCTGACCGGATATTTTCAGACTGAAATCGATAACACCACCGCCCACTGCGCGCAGGAAACCATTGCACTGCGCCCGGATCTGCCTCCTGATGACATGGCAATATCCATCCGATATTTAGTGCTGCAAGCCGAACTTTCGCTTATTCAGGATCATGTGGGCGCAACCAACACACCGTGGCGAGAGCAAATCAAAAATTACATTCACCTTGCGGAAAAAATCACCGACTTGATCAAGGCAAGAGTGGACAATGCCACCAAAACGCTCAACGAATCCCACAACGAAGAAATATCCACCAAAGATGAAGTCATAGCCAAACTTGAGTCTGAAAAACAGGACAGCCTTGAACAACTGAACAACCTAAAACCATTAGTCTCATGCTTGGAATCCGCAGCGCAAAGCGACATGCAACGCAACGATCTGGAGCTTCAGTTACATAAAGCGCTACTGAGTATCTGTGAGAACTTCAGCAACAGCGAGAACCTGCGGGAGCTGGTGTACCTTTTACATGAAGCCTACCACGAGTCGAGCGGAACCACCGATGGGCAAGCATCACCAGCTACCAACGGACAAACTGGCGGCTTTGCGCAAGAACAAAACATCAACATGCTCAACAACATTATCGATCAGCAGAATGCGACCATAAAATCGCTGAGAGAGCTGATCGCCTCCATGGAAGAAGGTGCAGACCGGGAGAGTCTCACGCATTCCGTTAATGATCTTGAGTCAGCGATTCAACAAGGTGGGGAATGCCTGGACTCAATCATGAATGAAATGCAGTATGAACCAAGCGAAGTTATTCATGATGAGAAAGTGAATGAGGTTATAGAAACCTTTATCGAAGAAAGCGCAGTAATGGTCGAGAAAATCCATATGCTCAGCAACCAGAACAAGCAGCTGATGTTGGAAAACGACGAAATGCGAGCCGCATTGGAAGCCAGCACAGAAAGTGACGACCCTCTCGTAGTGGGTTTAAAAATGAAATTAGAAACCCAGAAAGAAGAAATGATTTCACTACAACAGAACTTCACCGAACTGGAAGAACGTTATCTAGCCCTTTACGAAGAGCAAGGAGGCAACCAGGCACCGCCATTGCTGTAG